One Deltaproteobacteria bacterium DNA window includes the following coding sequences:
- a CDS encoding response regulator, translated as MALLGDAGDQCIALALPLIERRASAEVLRASEARLTGIIGSVTDAIITIDAERRIVVFNAAAERMLRCSAAEALGQKIDRFVPERFQAGHAEQIRFTEGGDRLRSGGTSGTLVWRRSDGEEFSIEVSITPAEAVGQTLHTIVLHDVTERQRTEEERAHLLEREQAARTEAEEANRAKDEFLATLSHELRTPLSTMLIWAELLRRRALDESTTARALETLDRNTRVMTRLIDDLLDVSRIVTGKLRLDTGPVDLASVIRAALEAVRPAAEAKRLGVECVLDSEVGPLSGDAARLQQVVWNLLSNAIKFTPKGGRVTVRLETEESSARITVADTGKGITEGFLPHIFEPFRQADSTTTRVHGGLGIGLGIVRQLVEMHGGTVRAESPGEDRGATFTVDLPLAAIREAVQRSEAEPRPIADATLDSVPTLAGVRVLVVDDQAGARDAVSAVLEQCGARVAVAASSVEALEALATFRPDVLVSDVGMPGEDGYALIRRVRALASEDGGRIPAAALTAYARVEDRRRALLAGYQAHVPKPVAPAALVAVIARLAGEGRQR; from the coding sequence ATGGCTCTGCTCGGCGACGCCGGCGATCAGTGCATCGCGCTCGCCTTACCGCTGATCGAGCGCCGGGCCTCGGCCGAGGTGCTGCGCGCCAGCGAGGCCCGCCTGACGGGCATCATCGGCTCGGTGACGGACGCGATCATCACCATCGACGCGGAGCGGCGCATCGTGGTCTTCAACGCGGCCGCGGAGCGGATGCTCCGCTGCTCGGCCGCGGAGGCCCTCGGGCAGAAGATCGATCGCTTCGTCCCGGAGCGGTTCCAGGCCGGGCATGCCGAGCAGATCCGCTTCACGGAGGGGGGCGACCGGCTGCGCAGCGGCGGCACGTCCGGCACGCTCGTCTGGCGCCGCTCGGACGGCGAGGAATTCTCGATCGAGGTCTCGATCACGCCGGCCGAGGCCGTCGGGCAGACGCTGCACACGATCGTCCTGCATGACGTCACGGAGCGGCAGCGCACCGAGGAGGAGCGCGCGCACCTCCTCGAGCGCGAGCAGGCCGCCCGCACGGAGGCCGAAGAGGCCAACCGCGCCAAGGACGAGTTCCTCGCGACCCTGTCGCACGAGCTCCGCACCCCGCTCAGCACCATGCTCATCTGGGCGGAGCTGCTCCGGCGCCGGGCGCTCGACGAATCCACCACCGCCCGCGCGCTCGAGACGCTCGACCGCAACACGCGGGTGATGACCCGGCTGATCGACGACCTGCTCGACGTCTCGCGCATCGTCACAGGAAAGCTCCGACTCGACACCGGTCCGGTCGACCTCGCGTCGGTGATCCGGGCGGCCCTCGAGGCGGTGCGGCCGGCAGCCGAGGCCAAGCGGCTCGGCGTGGAGTGCGTGCTCGACTCCGAAGTCGGCCCGCTGTCGGGGGACGCCGCCCGGCTGCAGCAGGTGGTCTGGAACCTCCTGTCGAATGCGATCAAGTTCACGCCGAAGGGCGGCCGGGTGACGGTGCGGCTGGAGACGGAGGAGTCGTCCGCCCGCATCACGGTCGCGGATACGGGCAAGGGCATCACCGAGGGCTTCCTGCCGCATATCTTCGAGCCCTTTCGCCAGGCCGACAGCACGACCACGCGGGTGCATGGCGGCCTCGGCATCGGGCTCGGGATCGTTCGCCAGCTGGTCGAGATGCACGGTGGCACGGTGCGTGCCGAGAGCCCCGGCGAGGACCGCGGCGCCACGTTCACCGTGGACCTTCCGCTCGCCGCCATCCGGGAAGCGGTCCAGAGGAGCGAGGCGGAGCCACGGCCGATCGCGGACGCGACGCTCGACAGCGTCCCGACGCTGGCTGGTGTGCGGGTGCTGGTCGTGGACGACCAAGCCGGCGCGCGCGACGCGGTCAGCGCGGTGCTCGAGCAGTGCGGCGCCCGGGTCGCGGTGGCGGCCTCGTCCGTGGAGGCGCTCGAGGCGCTGGCAACCTTCCGACCCGACGTCCTGGTGAGCGACGTCGGCATGCCCGGGGAGGACGGCTACGCTCTCATCCGGAGGGTCCGGGCGCTGGCGTCCGAGGACGGAGGTCGGATTCCAGCCGCAGCGCTCACCGCCTACGCACGGGTCGAGGACCGCAGGCGGGCGCTCCTCGCCGGGTACCAGGCCCATGTGCCGAAGCCGGTCGCGCCCGCCGCGCTGGTGGCCGTGATCGCGCGCCTGGCGGGGGAGGGCCGGCAACGTTGA